One stretch of Passer domesticus isolate bPasDom1 chromosome 2, bPasDom1.hap1, whole genome shotgun sequence DNA includes these proteins:
- the SLC37A1 gene encoding glucose-6-phosphate exchanger SLC37A1 has protein sequence MAQLPPGIRFITSFSRDQWYRAFIFSLTFLLYASFHLSRKPISIVKGELHKHCASQVEIDSYKEYAAQIQPVKKPFNASQCGWEPFDKSNYKQLLGALDYSFLCAYAVGMYLSGLIGERLPIRYYLTGGMLASGLFTAMFGLGYFYNVHNLWFYIMAQIANGLVQTTGWPSVVTCIGNWFGKGRRGLIMGVWNSHTSVGNILGSLIAAYWVSTCWGLSFVVPGVIVAVMGVVCFLFLIEHPKDVSCSCTPSSSSKSFLNGASRCRIQMPTLNSKENGKPQDAEMQHLLPDSDNCSVATGEGRHGTSAISFLGALRIPGVVEFSLCLLFAKLVSYTFLFWLPLYITNVEHLDAKRAGDLSTLFDVGGIFGGILAGLISDRLEKRASTCGMMLLLAAPTLYMFSAVSKMGLEATVVMLLISGALVNGPYALITTAVSADLGTHKSLKGNSRALSTVTAIIDGTGSVGAALGPLLAGLISPSGWNNVFYMLMVADACALLLLLRLIQKELQCHADHTLFKEH, from the exons ATGGCTCAGCTTCCTCCTGGGATCCGTTTCATCACTTCATTCTCACGAGATCAGTG GTATAGagctttcattttctctctcacCTTCCTGCTGTATGCCAGCTTCCATCTCTCAAGGAAACCCATCAGTATAGTGAAG GGAGAGCTGCATAAACATTGTGCAAGTCAAGTTGAAATTGACTCCTACAAGGAATATGCTGCCCAGATCCAGCCTGTCAAAAAGCCATTTAATGCCTCTCAGTGTGGATGGGAGCCATTTG atAAGAGCAACTACAAGCAGCTACTGGGAGCGCTGGATTACTCATTTTTGTGTGCATATGCAGTTGGGATGTATTTAAG CGGACTCATCGGAGAGCGGCTGCCCATCCGCTACTACCTCACAGGGGGGATGCTGGCCAGTGGCCTCTTCACTGCAATGTTTGGATTGGGTTATTTCTATAATGTGCATAATCTGTGGTTTTACATCATGGCCCAG ATTGCCAATGGGTTGGTGCAAACCACTGGCTGGCCAAGTGTCGTGACATGCATTGGCAACTGGTTTGGAAAAGGAAG gagAGGTCTGATCATGGGAGTCTGGAATTCACACACTTCAGTGGGGAATATCTTGGGATCCTTGATTGCTGCTTACTGGGTGTCCACGTGCTGGGGCCTCTCCTTTGTGGTGCCTGGGGTCATCGTGGCTGTCATGGGGGTTGTTTGCTTCCTGTTCCTTATTGAAC ATCCTAAAGATGTCAGTTGCTCCTGCACGCCGTCCAGT agCTCTAAATCCTTCCTCAACGGCGCCTCTCGCTGCAGAATCCAGATGCCAACCTTAAATTCTAAGGAAAATGGCAAACCTCAg GATGCAGAGATGCAGCATTTACTCCCTGACAGTGACAACTGCAGCGTGGCCACTGGGGAAGGAAGGCATGGGACATCAGCCATCAGCTTCCTTGGGGCCCTGAGGATACCT GGAGTTGTGGAGTTCTCCCTTTGTCTCCTGTTTGCAAAGCTGGTGAGCTACACTTTCCTCTTCTGGCTTCCCCTCTACATCACAAATGTGG AGCATCTTGATGCCAAAAGAGCTGGGGACCTTTCTACACTGTTTGATGTGGGTGGGATCTTTG GTGGGATCTTGGCAGGCCTGATTTCAGACAGGCTGGAGAAGAGGGCATCGACCTGCGGGATGATGTTGCTGCTTGCAGCACCCACA CTATACATGTTCTCTGCAGTCAGTAAAATGGGCCTTGAGGCTACTGTAG TGATGCTGCTTATCAGTGGTGCCCTGGTGAATGGCCCTTATGCCCTGATCACCACTGCTGTCTCTGCTGACTTG GGCACCCATAAAAGCCTGAAGGGGAACTCGAGGGCCTTGTCCACGGTGACGGCGATCATCGACGGGACAGGATCTGTGG gtgcagctctggggcctctcCTGGCTGGCCTTATTTCCCCTTCTGGCTGGAACAACGTGTTTTACATGCTCATGGTGGCAGATGCATGTGCCTTGCTA CTCTTACTCCGTCTTATCCAGAAGGAACTTCAGTGTCATGCAGATCACACCCT